The following are encoded together in the Tursiops truncatus isolate mTurTru1 chromosome 10, mTurTru1.mat.Y, whole genome shotgun sequence genome:
- the UQCC5 gene encoding ubiquinol-cytochrome c reductase complex assembly factor 5 isoform X1, producing the protein MFSRAQVRRVLQRVPGKQRLGVYRFLPFFFVLGGTMEWIMIKVRVGQETFYDVYRRKASERQYQRRLEDASETELQQSINTRASHCCGLSHCGAQALDAQSQRSWLTDPAAPRHVGSSRIGA; encoded by the exons ATGTTTTCCAGGGCCCAGGTGAGGCGGGTTCTGCAGCGGGTGCCCGGGAAGCAGCGACTCGGCGTCTACAGGTTCCTGCCCTTCTTTTTTGTCCTGGGAGGAACGATGGAGTGGATCATGATTAAAGTGCGCGTCGGCCAGGAGACCTTCT ACGATGTCTACCGTAGAAAAGCCTCAGAAAGGCAGTATCAGAGAAGGCTGGAAGATGCATCAGAGACTGAACTTCAGCAGTCAATAAA tacgcgggcctctcactgctgtggcctctcccattgcggagcacaggctctggacgcgcagtcccagcggtcatggctcacggacccagctgctccgcggcatgtgggatcttcccggatcggggcatga
- the UQCC5 gene encoding ubiquinol-cytochrome c reductase complex assembly factor 5 isoform X2 — MFSRAQVRRVLQRVPGKQRLGVYRFLPFFFVLGGTMEWIMIKVRVGQETFYDVYRRKASERQYQRRLEDASETELQQSIKR; from the exons ATGTTTTCCAGGGCCCAGGTGAGGCGGGTTCTGCAGCGGGTGCCCGGGAAGCAGCGACTCGGCGTCTACAGGTTCCTGCCCTTCTTTTTTGTCCTGGGAGGAACGATGGAGTGGATCATGATTAAAGTGCGCGTCGGCCAGGAGACCTTCT ACGATGTCTACCGTAGAAAAGCCTCAGAAAGGCAGTATCAGAGAAGGCTGGAAGATGCATCAGAGACTGAACTTCAGCAGTCAATAAA gcgatga